One region of Wyeomyia smithii strain HCP4-BCI-WySm-NY-G18 chromosome 3, ASM2978416v1, whole genome shotgun sequence genomic DNA includes:
- the LOC129733335 gene encoding zinc finger protein ush isoform X3 codes for MTVELSLEAVVMGDDEEAADEQQSLPQEQQTNSSSGSGSSSTTSNGSEAAPETDMINSRPPSNQIDSEEDPPVAQPPPTHEDSTLSPKVAPNSSRASSIASPPSAPATSTMFDPEPGADLSPPEKVEIKIEPDLLAENQHHSPEAVKDDENKSPELTSAQLPMLRLNIALASDPATNPDAKDLKNITAANDSQFEKSIESDFSGAAPQPAAVIRKTAKTESVTIPITVDLPPRIPMFMCGPCGIRFSSASTLEAHQTYYCSHRKDADETAGGVKNANSNDPNGSEPPAKAAKTGKQYACTQCSYSADKKVSLNRHMRMHQSSPAPSSNASNGDESTASQQLQLQFQAQAAAAAAAAAAVLQQQQQVQQQQQPPQVDRYCSDCDIRFSSTKTYRAHKQHYCSSRHREGQSNNSTPKPPQKSGSQSPPDASKTPPVAPQQPFLALPTNPIIVIPYSLIRGASVIPGLPSSLAPSIPNPESACFFFQNGTLQPIAVSLASATAAAAAAAASAAAAAASAAVSQQQQQQLQSGSLGQHSTPTQPNNSAPHSRGQTPNVGSEGSSSSNSTGEVLKAVNKRENIKESSTPLDLSVRRLSPGAGLRERSLSFSSAISVDQLRMDFDSLMEGKENLSVSGDSITPEQIVCAPSLPGSPPLTPSPKRRSNSPRGGGGSVGNIVSSRGERDGSVSISPLTLQQQQQQLLMRPLLPADIALRLSAADPALNLNLNILPNSQLLTKQGVELALRLSSTANSNSIDHASSKNSHPQQQMSPLLNSISPTTNNVQVPVLSSTPQIFVKQGDSKCKECNIVFCKYENYLAHKKHYCSARNLDGDGDNLKVSPPISPQAASPSNSAGNVTGGGAQRASGGGQPMAYQQLICAACGIKFTSLDNLSAHQMYYCPKRVDVQVPANVTPQKERCSKCKSLHEPGQPCTVAGQGAYKCPICEAISPNSTEARRHMDTHGGVKAFRCTICRYKGNTLRGMRTHIRMHFDKKSNDFNEENYITCILEEDGIEIPPAAAVASAAAAAAAAAAQLMNQAAAAAQVASQQTPSLPPPLLIGAGEKLNPTGQMQFCELCPYYSSYKINVAQHIKLVHGRERPPNNSPLIGEGGESLIFNGDSGSSTPRPPVSSTPGPTGNSFSSVKNSGIKSEPEDDRTEDPDVDVDVVMEEPEVIIKTEATDSHAGLPMGSPAAPPSLVPSQSHSLKLKSLPTAIAANSLKSSPNHTSLAKTPSPPSFLGDINHSGPNYCAPCDITFNYVNTYIAHKKFYCKNSQQEGGGTPAAVGAPASIRAATSGSPNNVVSVTRATETSV; via the exons GAGACGATGAGGAAGCTGCTGATGAGCAGCAATCATTACCACAGGAACAGCAAACGAACTCCTCATCCGGTAGTGGCAGCAGTAGCACCACATCAAACGGCAGTGAAGCAGCACCCGAGACAGACATGATAAACTCTCGGCCGCCATCGAATCAGATCGACTCGGAAGAAGATCCGCCAGTGGCACAGCCTCCTCCAACCCACGAAGATTCTACATTATCACCGAAGGTGGCACCAAACAGTAGTCGGGCATCATCAATAGCTTCCCCTCCCTCGGCACCAGCCACTTCGACAATGTTCGACCCGGAGCCTGGCGCCGATTTGTCCCCACCGGAAAAGGTGGAAATCAAAATCGAACCCGATCTATTGGCTGAGAACCAACATCACTCACCCGAAGCAGTTAAAGACGATGAGAATAAATCTCCAGAGCTGACCTCCGCTCAGCTACCCATGCTTAGACTGAACATAGCGTTGGCCTCAGACCCAGCAACCAATCCCGATGCGAAAGATCTTAAAAATATCACCGCTGCAAACGACAGTCAGTTTGAAAAATCAATCGAATCGGATTTTTCCGGCGCCGCTCCTCAACCTGCAGCAGTCATTCGAAAAACTGCGAAAACCGAGAGCGTCACTATTCCCATCACCGTTGATCTACCCCCTCGGATACCAATGTTCATGTGTGGACCGTGTGGAATTCGCTTCTCTTCTGCTTCAACGTTGGAAGCTCATCAAACCTACTACTGCTCCCATCGCAAGGATGCCGATGAGACCGCGGGGGGTGTCAAAAATGCCAACTCCAACGATCCGAACGGTTCTGAGCCGCCGGCTAAGGCTGCCAAAACCGGTAAACAGTACGCCTGCACGCAATGTTCGTACAGCGCGGACAAGAAGGTCTCTCTAAATCGGCACATGCGAATGCATCAATCGTCCCCCGCACCTAGTTCGAATGCCTCAAATGGTGACGAAAGTACCGCTAGTCAGCAGCTGCAGCTGCAGTTTCAGGCGCAAGCAGCGGCCGCAGCAGCAGCTGCTGCCGCTGTActccagcagcagcaacaggttcagcagcagcagcaaccacCTCAGGTCGACCGCTACTGCTCTGATTGTGATATTCGATTCTCCAGTACCAAGACTTACCGGGCGCACAAGCAACACTATTGCAGCTCCCGGCACCGAGAAGG tcaaTCCAATAATAGCACACCAAAGCCTCCACAAAAATCGGGCTCCCAAAGTCCCCCGGATGCATCCAAGACTCCGCCAGTAGCCCCACAGCAACCATTCCTGGCATTACCAACAAATCCGATAATAGTGATTCCCTACTCGCTAATACGCGGCGCTAGTGTCATTCCTGGATTGCC aTCCTCTCTCGCACCGAGCATTCCAAACCCAGAATCGGCTTGCTTCTTTTTCCAAAACGGCACACTTCAACCGATAGCCGTTTCTCTAGCTTCGGCCACAGCGGCagcggctgctgctgctgcatcgGCTGCAGCAGCCGCCGCTAGTGCTGCCGTTtcgcaacaacagcagcagcagctacaaAGCGGTTCACTTGGACAACATTCCACTCCGACGCAACCGAACAATTCTGCCCCACACTCGCGCGGTCAGACTCCCAACGTCGGTAGCGAGGGTAGCTCCAGCAGCAACAGCACCGGCGAAGTGCTCAAAGCAGTGAACAAAAGAGAAAACATCAA AGAATCTTCAACCCCGTTAGACCTTTCCGTTCGGCGACTGTCTCCCGGAGCAGGCCTCCGCGAGCGTTCGCTGTCATTTTCTTCCGCCATATCAGTTGATCAGCTTCGGATGGACTTCGACAGCCTGATGGAAGGCAAAGAGAATCTCTCAGTTAGTGGCGATTCCATCACACCCGAGCAGATCGTTTGTGCTCCATCGCTACCGGGCAGCCCACCTCTAACGCCTTCACCCAAACGTCGTTCCAATAGTCCTCGTGGGGGTGGCGGGTCTGTTGGGAACATCGTCAGTTCACGGGGCGAACGTGATGGGTCAGTTTCAATATCGCCGCTTACGctacagcaacagcagcagcaactgcTTATGCGACCACTACTCCCGGCGGACATCGCTCTGCGTCTCTCGGCTGCTGATCCAGCACTCAACCTGAACCTCAACATTCTACCCAATTCTCAACTGCTCACCAAGCAGGGCGTCGAGCTGGCCCTTCGGCTTTCATCCACGGCCAACAGCAACAGCATAGACCACGCTTCCAGTAAAAACAGTCACCCTCAACAGCAAATGTCTCCTCTGCTGAACAGTATCTCACCGACCACGAACAACGTACAGGTTCCAGTTCTATCGAGCACTCCCCAGATCTTCGTCAAACAGGGTGACTCCAAATGCAAAGAGTGCAATATCGTTTTTTGCAAGTACGAAAACTACTTGGCTCACAAGAAACACTACTGCTCCGCTCGGAACCTAGACGGCGACGGAGACAATCTCAAGGTCAGTCCACCAATATCTCCACAAGCAGCAAGTCCTTCGAACTCAGCGGGAAACGTAACCGGCGGTGGCGCTCAGCGGGCTTCCGGGGGTGGCCAACCCATGGCTTACCAGCAACTGATTTGTGCAGCGTGCGGCATCAAGTTCACCTCGCTGGACAATCTCAGTGCCCATCAGATGTACTACTGCCCGAAGCGGGTCGACGTTCAAGTTCCG GCTAATGTCACACCGCAGAAGGAGCGCTGCTCCAAGTGCAAGAGCTTGCACGAACCAGGGCAACCTTGCACCGTTGCTGGCCAGGGAGCATACAAATGTCCCATCTGTGAGGCGATCAGTCCTAACTCGACGGAAGCTCGTCGCCACATGGATACCCATGGAGGTGTGAAGGCTTTCCGGTGCACTATTTGTCGGTACAAGGGAAACACACTACG TGGTATGCGCACCCACATTCGGATGCACTTCGACAAGAAGTCCAATGATTTCAACGAGGAGAACTACATCACCTGCATCCTAGAGGAGGATGGCATCGAGATACCGCCGGCTGCTGCCGTTGCTTCGGCAGCCGCAGCCGCAGCGGCCGCTGCAGCACAGCTGATGAACCAAGCAGCTGCCGCAGCTCAAGTCGCTAGTCAGCAAACGCCATCGTTGCCGCCACCGTTGTTGATTGGTGCTGGCGAAAAACTAAATCCAACTGGTCAGATGCAATTTTGCGAACTGTGTCCCTACTATTCCAGCTACAAGATCAATGTG GCTCAACATATCAAACTGGTGCACGGTCGTGAACGGCCACCAAATAATTCTCCTTTGATCGGTGAAGGAGGCGAGTCTCTAATCTTCAACGGTGACAGTGGGAGCTCCACACCACGACCACCAGTATCCAGTACCCCTGGACCCACCGGCAATAG TTTTTCCTCTGTTAAAAACAGCGGCATCAAATCTGAACCGGAAGATGATCGTACGGAGGACCCCGATGTTGACGTAGATGTTGTCATGGAAGAACCCGAAGTGATCATAAAAACCGAAGCGACGGATTCGCATGCCGGCCTACCGATGGGTTCCCCTGCTGCACCACCGTCACTAGTACCAAGCCAATCTCACTCATTGAAGCTAAAATCTCTACCGACGGCGATCGCTGCTAATAGCTTGAAAAGCTCCCCGAATCATACATCACTAGCTAAAACTCCCTCACCGCCCTCCTTTTTGGGTGATATCAACCACAGCGGGCCAAACTATTGCGCCCCTTGCGATATTACTTTCAACTACGTTAATACATACATCGCCCACAAGAAGTTCTACTGTAAAAACAGTCAACAGGAAGGCGGCGGGACCCCGGCGGCCGTCGGTGCTCCCGCTAGCATCCGTGCGGCCACCAGTGGTTCGCCAAACAACGTCGTATCTGTAACCAGGGCGACGGAAACATCTGTCTGA
- the LOC129733335 gene encoding zinc finger protein ush isoform X4, translated as MHPKLLRFRIDSRDDEEAADEQQSLPQEQQTNSSSGSGSSSTTSNGSEAAPETDMINSRPPSNQIDSEEDPPVAQPPPTHEDSTLSPKVAPNSSRASSIASPPSAPATSTMFDPEPGADLSPPEKVEIKIEPDLLAENQHHSPEAVKDDENKSPELTSAQLPMLRLNIALASDPATNPDAKDLKNITAANDSQFEKSIESDFSGAAPQPAAVIRKTAKTESVTIPITVDLPPRIPMFMCGPCGIRFSSASTLEAHQTYYCSHRKDADETAGGVKNANSNDPNGSEPPAKAAKTGKQYACTQCSYSADKKVSLNRHMRMHQSSPAPSSNASNGDESTASQQLQLQFQAQAAAAAAAAAAVLQQQQQVQQQQQPPQVDRYCSDCDIRFSSTKTYRAHKQHYCSSRHREGQSNNSTPKPPQKSGSQSPPDASKTPPVAPQQPFLALPTNPIIVIPYSLIRGASVIPGLPSSLAPSIPNPESACFFFQNGTLQPIAVSLASATAAAAAAAASAAAAAASAAVSQQQQQQLQSGSLGQHSTPTQPNNSAPHSRGQTPNVGSEGSSSSNSTGEVLKAVNKRENIKESSTPLDLSVRRLSPGAGLRERSLSFSSAISVDQLRMDFDSLMEGKENLSVSGDSITPEQIVCAPSLPGSPPLTPSPKRRSNSPRGGGGSVGNIVSSRGERDGSVSISPLTLQQQQQQLLMRPLLPADIALRLSAADPALNLNLNILPNSQLLTKQGVELALRLSSTANSNSIDHASSKNSHPQQQMSPLLNSISPTTNNVQVPVLSSTPQIFVKQGDSKCKECNIVFCKYENYLAHKKHYCSARNLDGDGDNLKVSPPISPQAASPSNSAGNVTGGGAQRASGGGQPMAYQQLICAACGIKFTSLDNLSAHQMYYCPKRVDVQVPANVTPQKERCSKCKSLHEPGQPCTVAGQGAYKCPICEAISPNSTEARRHMDTHGGVKAFRCTICRYKGNTLRGMRTHIRMHFDKKSNDFNEENYITCILEEDGIEIPPAAAVASAAAAAAAAAAQLMNQAAAAAQVASQQTPSLPPPLLIGAGEKLNPTGQMQFCELCPYYSSYKINVAQHIKLVHGRERPPNNSPLIGEGGESLIFNGDSGSSTPRPPVSSTPGPTGNSFSSVKNSGIKSEPEDDRTEDPDVDVDVVMEEPEVIIKTEATDSHAGLPMGSPAAPPSLVPSQSHSLKLKSLPTAIAANSLKSSPNHTSLAKTPSPPSFLGDINHSGPNYCAPCDITFNYVNTYIAHKKFYCKNSQQEGGGTPAAVGAPASIRAATSGSPNNVVSVTRATETSV; from the exons GAGACGATGAGGAAGCTGCTGATGAGCAGCAATCATTACCACAGGAACAGCAAACGAACTCCTCATCCGGTAGTGGCAGCAGTAGCACCACATCAAACGGCAGTGAAGCAGCACCCGAGACAGACATGATAAACTCTCGGCCGCCATCGAATCAGATCGACTCGGAAGAAGATCCGCCAGTGGCACAGCCTCCTCCAACCCACGAAGATTCTACATTATCACCGAAGGTGGCACCAAACAGTAGTCGGGCATCATCAATAGCTTCCCCTCCCTCGGCACCAGCCACTTCGACAATGTTCGACCCGGAGCCTGGCGCCGATTTGTCCCCACCGGAAAAGGTGGAAATCAAAATCGAACCCGATCTATTGGCTGAGAACCAACATCACTCACCCGAAGCAGTTAAAGACGATGAGAATAAATCTCCAGAGCTGACCTCCGCTCAGCTACCCATGCTTAGACTGAACATAGCGTTGGCCTCAGACCCAGCAACCAATCCCGATGCGAAAGATCTTAAAAATATCACCGCTGCAAACGACAGTCAGTTTGAAAAATCAATCGAATCGGATTTTTCCGGCGCCGCTCCTCAACCTGCAGCAGTCATTCGAAAAACTGCGAAAACCGAGAGCGTCACTATTCCCATCACCGTTGATCTACCCCCTCGGATACCAATGTTCATGTGTGGACCGTGTGGAATTCGCTTCTCTTCTGCTTCAACGTTGGAAGCTCATCAAACCTACTACTGCTCCCATCGCAAGGATGCCGATGAGACCGCGGGGGGTGTCAAAAATGCCAACTCCAACGATCCGAACGGTTCTGAGCCGCCGGCTAAGGCTGCCAAAACCGGTAAACAGTACGCCTGCACGCAATGTTCGTACAGCGCGGACAAGAAGGTCTCTCTAAATCGGCACATGCGAATGCATCAATCGTCCCCCGCACCTAGTTCGAATGCCTCAAATGGTGACGAAAGTACCGCTAGTCAGCAGCTGCAGCTGCAGTTTCAGGCGCAAGCAGCGGCCGCAGCAGCAGCTGCTGCCGCTGTActccagcagcagcaacaggttcagcagcagcagcaaccacCTCAGGTCGACCGCTACTGCTCTGATTGTGATATTCGATTCTCCAGTACCAAGACTTACCGGGCGCACAAGCAACACTATTGCAGCTCCCGGCACCGAGAAGG tcaaTCCAATAATAGCACACCAAAGCCTCCACAAAAATCGGGCTCCCAAAGTCCCCCGGATGCATCCAAGACTCCGCCAGTAGCCCCACAGCAACCATTCCTGGCATTACCAACAAATCCGATAATAGTGATTCCCTACTCGCTAATACGCGGCGCTAGTGTCATTCCTGGATTGCC aTCCTCTCTCGCACCGAGCATTCCAAACCCAGAATCGGCTTGCTTCTTTTTCCAAAACGGCACACTTCAACCGATAGCCGTTTCTCTAGCTTCGGCCACAGCGGCagcggctgctgctgctgcatcgGCTGCAGCAGCCGCCGCTAGTGCTGCCGTTtcgcaacaacagcagcagcagctacaaAGCGGTTCACTTGGACAACATTCCACTCCGACGCAACCGAACAATTCTGCCCCACACTCGCGCGGTCAGACTCCCAACGTCGGTAGCGAGGGTAGCTCCAGCAGCAACAGCACCGGCGAAGTGCTCAAAGCAGTGAACAAAAGAGAAAACATCAA AGAATCTTCAACCCCGTTAGACCTTTCCGTTCGGCGACTGTCTCCCGGAGCAGGCCTCCGCGAGCGTTCGCTGTCATTTTCTTCCGCCATATCAGTTGATCAGCTTCGGATGGACTTCGACAGCCTGATGGAAGGCAAAGAGAATCTCTCAGTTAGTGGCGATTCCATCACACCCGAGCAGATCGTTTGTGCTCCATCGCTACCGGGCAGCCCACCTCTAACGCCTTCACCCAAACGTCGTTCCAATAGTCCTCGTGGGGGTGGCGGGTCTGTTGGGAACATCGTCAGTTCACGGGGCGAACGTGATGGGTCAGTTTCAATATCGCCGCTTACGctacagcaacagcagcagcaactgcTTATGCGACCACTACTCCCGGCGGACATCGCTCTGCGTCTCTCGGCTGCTGATCCAGCACTCAACCTGAACCTCAACATTCTACCCAATTCTCAACTGCTCACCAAGCAGGGCGTCGAGCTGGCCCTTCGGCTTTCATCCACGGCCAACAGCAACAGCATAGACCACGCTTCCAGTAAAAACAGTCACCCTCAACAGCAAATGTCTCCTCTGCTGAACAGTATCTCACCGACCACGAACAACGTACAGGTTCCAGTTCTATCGAGCACTCCCCAGATCTTCGTCAAACAGGGTGACTCCAAATGCAAAGAGTGCAATATCGTTTTTTGCAAGTACGAAAACTACTTGGCTCACAAGAAACACTACTGCTCCGCTCGGAACCTAGACGGCGACGGAGACAATCTCAAGGTCAGTCCACCAATATCTCCACAAGCAGCAAGTCCTTCGAACTCAGCGGGAAACGTAACCGGCGGTGGCGCTCAGCGGGCTTCCGGGGGTGGCCAACCCATGGCTTACCAGCAACTGATTTGTGCAGCGTGCGGCATCAAGTTCACCTCGCTGGACAATCTCAGTGCCCATCAGATGTACTACTGCCCGAAGCGGGTCGACGTTCAAGTTCCG GCTAATGTCACACCGCAGAAGGAGCGCTGCTCCAAGTGCAAGAGCTTGCACGAACCAGGGCAACCTTGCACCGTTGCTGGCCAGGGAGCATACAAATGTCCCATCTGTGAGGCGATCAGTCCTAACTCGACGGAAGCTCGTCGCCACATGGATACCCATGGAGGTGTGAAGGCTTTCCGGTGCACTATTTGTCGGTACAAGGGAAACACACTACG TGGTATGCGCACCCACATTCGGATGCACTTCGACAAGAAGTCCAATGATTTCAACGAGGAGAACTACATCACCTGCATCCTAGAGGAGGATGGCATCGAGATACCGCCGGCTGCTGCCGTTGCTTCGGCAGCCGCAGCCGCAGCGGCCGCTGCAGCACAGCTGATGAACCAAGCAGCTGCCGCAGCTCAAGTCGCTAGTCAGCAAACGCCATCGTTGCCGCCACCGTTGTTGATTGGTGCTGGCGAAAAACTAAATCCAACTGGTCAGATGCAATTTTGCGAACTGTGTCCCTACTATTCCAGCTACAAGATCAATGTG GCTCAACATATCAAACTGGTGCACGGTCGTGAACGGCCACCAAATAATTCTCCTTTGATCGGTGAAGGAGGCGAGTCTCTAATCTTCAACGGTGACAGTGGGAGCTCCACACCACGACCACCAGTATCCAGTACCCCTGGACCCACCGGCAATAG TTTTTCCTCTGTTAAAAACAGCGGCATCAAATCTGAACCGGAAGATGATCGTACGGAGGACCCCGATGTTGACGTAGATGTTGTCATGGAAGAACCCGAAGTGATCATAAAAACCGAAGCGACGGATTCGCATGCCGGCCTACCGATGGGTTCCCCTGCTGCACCACCGTCACTAGTACCAAGCCAATCTCACTCATTGAAGCTAAAATCTCTACCGACGGCGATCGCTGCTAATAGCTTGAAAAGCTCCCCGAATCATACATCACTAGCTAAAACTCCCTCACCGCCCTCCTTTTTGGGTGATATCAACCACAGCGGGCCAAACTATTGCGCCCCTTGCGATATTACTTTCAACTACGTTAATACATACATCGCCCACAAGAAGTTCTACTGTAAAAACAGTCAACAGGAAGGCGGCGGGACCCCGGCGGCCGTCGGTGCTCCCGCTAGCATCCGTGCGGCCACCAGTGGTTCGCCAAACAACGTCGTATCTGTAACCAGGGCGACGGAAACATCTGTCTGA